The Biomphalaria glabrata chromosome 17, xgBioGlab47.1, whole genome shotgun sequence genome segment GCTCATCTTAATGTAGATCATTGATTGACTGAAGATACACATACTTTTTATCTTATGGCCAGTAAAGTGTCGTAAAGGATTATATCCTGTAATTCCCGTACACAATAGATTATCCAAATGTATCTCCACATTTATATTACAAATtacagacgtgacttcaaaaGAACAGTTAATTACCTCCTACGTCATGAATGTTAATCAGTGGCTTATACTTTAAGTCGTTgggtttttctggctgactaaaccatttattttaatgtatcgAAAgagttaccaaaaaaaaaacaggcattcAATATTATTCTGTTGTTCTATTTTTTCGCCCATTGGTATgtataaagatttataaaaatctTAAGATGTCTGTATAAAAGTAAAAACTGAAAAACAAGTGTTTAAAATTAAGTCCAGAGCAAATATTCTGATAACGCCCTTGGCGTTGTTCTAGCAGAGCGATTCTTAAACTTTCTTGAGCGAAGGAGCtgcatatttgttttcttggaCTTGTGAGACAGTGACAGACGTTTAGACTTGAATTCACCTTAGTTTAAATGTATAATGATACATCAAGTATTGAACTTATTCTGTTGAGATATCAAGACATTTTATTCCGTTAGACTTTGAACAACGCGAGAATCTCTGACGTCCAATGTTCTACCCCACCCCACCCTTACCTAACAACTTATCAAACATCCGATCATGTCACAACCAATAACTGATCTTCTGGTTCGAGTAGTGAACAAAGAAAGGACACACTCGATGCACTGTTCGCATTCCAAAATCAACCATTTTCATATTTCAACTCTCTACACGAATTTTTTCAAAAATCACGCATTCAGTGTGTCATCCAATCAGAGGGTGACTCCACGTGACCATAAACTATGGCGAAGTTttctctgtatgtgtgtgtgtgcatgccACTCCAAGAATGACAATGTATTCTTCCGGCCACACGTGACATCGTTTATCAAAGCCAGAAGACTTCAAAAAGCTGCTCGAGGATTAAGCCACAAGGAAACAAAGACTTTAAGCGGCTAGAAACAAAAGACCAACAAAGTAACACCAACTGATTGGAAGAAGGTACAAAAGACCACTTCCTCTACTGTTAGACCTCAATTGTCGTGTGTAGTCTCTTCTCAAAAAGTGAAAGATAGCCAACATACACACGAGGATAAAAGGCATATATAGAGAGATCTAGAGAACAAAGGCGAGTCTGGGTAAGTCTTAGCGTTTGGTAGACAATGTTCCTAGAAGACTAAATAGATGTAAACAATTATATCATTTCCATTGTTTGATATTCTCTGTCACCTAGGTAACAAATCAACACAAGATTGATATTTAACAGTCCAAGACAAAGACACTCGGTGCGTGTGAATAGTGCACGATCCTAAACACTTGGAAGTGGATCCCATTTAGAGTTGGAAAATTAGTGTTCAAACGTGATTACAGTGTACGGACTTCAACAAAATGTGTTTCTAAGAGAGCCAACATAAGACGACTTgtcatattaaattatattttgtgaTGTATAACCAAAAACGTATTGAAcaataatagaaatatgaaaCTTGTGTTTGAGAAAGACGACCTCACCAAACTATTGGTTCTAACTTGTGTTATCGTGTTAGTATCAGGGCAATGTTCCGTCTCTACTTTATGTTCAGTGTGTGATCCAGGAGGTCGTGCTGTGTGTGGATCTATATGTCCTAAAGATGTGGCACTGCCAGCTAATATTGTTTACCTAAGAGTGGACAATGGAACGTGTGACGCCTGGGCAAGACAAGGTACGCTTAGACCGGAATACTTCGGAACTTATAATGACCtgaaagttttaaatttaacCCAGGCTCATGTGGACAGATTTCAGCCAGTGGCCATGTTTACTTCAATGCCAAATATTAAAGAACTTTATCTGTCACACAACCTAATTAGAAGTTTTTCTCCAACTGCATGGACTGGGCTGTCGTCACTAGAACATTTAGATTTAAGTCACAATACTATGGTAGGCTTGGTTGCTACGTCATTTTCAAAACTGATCAATCTGAAACAATTAAATCTTTCAAATAACAAAATCACAATACAGATACCAGACACAGCGTTTGCTGGACTTGCACAACTGAAGACATTAACTTTATCCAACAATCCCATTTCAAATATTGGATCAAACGTTTTCCAACCTTTGGTTAATGTAGAAACAATACAAATGAACAATTTAACCTtaacaaacatttcaaatgGACTTTTGAGTAATTTAAAATCATTGAGAACTGTGGACATTTCCGATAACACTATATCTTCAGTGGCGAATGATTTCTTGACAGGAACAACTTTAGATTTACTAGATCTGTCTAATAATGTGTTGACATCCGTTCCATCtgatgctttaaaaaattctgCCACACCACCCAAAGTACTGAACCTGGCTCATAATAAAATAACCCAGATCTCAAGTACAGATTTAAAAGGTATTACAGCTAACAGATTAGATCTAAGTGGCAATCCAATAACTACAGTTGCAGGCGACGCCTTTGACGGAACATCCGTCTCCTACATAGATCTCAGTAATACAGGTTTGACATCTTTACCCAACTCTACAGAGGCGTGGCTCAAAGGGAGTACCTCAACGATAGACCTGACTAGCACTAACTGGCTGTGTGATTGTACCAGTCTATGGTTTGCACGTTTACTCCAGACCAAAGGTAACATCAAGTCTCCAACATGTACTGGCAAGTACAGTGGTACAACTCTGAAAGACGCCAGGTCACAGCTGGAAGCAGATTGTATGACTACCACAACGACTACTACTAccacaacaacaactacaactacaacaccAACCACGACCTCAACAACTCCGACAACGACCACTAAAAGAACAACAACGACAAAGCCTACCACAACCTCGACTACCAAAGCGACAACCactacaacaacacaaaaaccaACTACAGTTTTGACAACCACTACTGCAACCTCAACTACCACCACTCCAACAACAAAGACTACCACTACTCCGGCCACAACGACAACCACCACGTCAACTACATCGACAACAACCACTCCGACCACATCAACAACCACAACGACAACCACAACAAGTTCAACGACTTCGACAACCACAAAACAACCTCCCACGATAGCGCAGCAGTCACAAGCACAGAACCAAGCTAGCTCGGGAAACAGCCAGTCAGCCTCGTCCACCACCAGCGACATCGTCCAAATGATGCCCATTGTTTTGGCCGTGATGACCACCATTGCATTGTGCCTGGCCGTGGCTGGACTCATAGCAGGCTGCTATCTCTGCAAGAAGACCAACAAGATACAAGCGACGTCCTTTCAACCTCCGGCTATGAAATTGTCGTGGCAACCAGTGTAACTTTAGACGAAACAAAGTCATAAGGCACTCTAGACATAAGCCTGCAGGCTTTGATGCATGCACAAACAAACCCACATAAAGGACAAAATGGTCCATGCAACTTATCAATTAATTGTTATGCAAttgttattttatcttatttatttcaacaaaaagaaatcgagagaaaaaaaagaagcatcATTTTGGAACTGAAACGAATATGATTAACTTTGGGATTTACGCTGATATGCAAATTGTATATATGCTTTAGTTACCAATTTTTTGTCAGCTTTGAAGTGTTTAGTGGCacttgtatattataaaaattgcAATTGTTGGCATGTTGTAAAGAGATATATGAGTTACAATACTCTATTGAGTCATCTCCTTCACATGAATCTATATTTTATGTTGTAGCATTCCATGAAATAAGCTTAACACTTTGCACATCATTATCCCTATAGTATTAGTATCCTTATTCAACAATCTTACAATCTACAAAGTAAGGACCGTctcccccacccaaaaaaacaaaacagaattaCAAAATTCATTCACATTGTATGATGCATTTCAATAgcatctttttttattattattaattaaaggaGTTGTGTTTTGTTGAATCATATCGACGTGTTGGTTACATAGTAAACAAGATTGAAGAAGCTTATGTTTATAAGATTGAAGAAGTTTATGTTTATAAGATTGAAGAAGCTTATGTTTATAAGATTGAAGAAGCTTAAGTTTATAAGATTGAAGAAGCTTATGTTTATAAGATTGAAGAAGCTTATGTTTATAAGATTGAAGAAGCTTATGTTTATAAGATTGAAGAAGCTTATGTTTATAAGATTGAAGAAGCTTATGTTTATAAGATTGAAGAAGCTTATGTTTATAAGTTTGAAGAAGCTTATGTTTATAAGTTTGAAGAAGCTTATGTTTATAAGATTGAAGAAGCTTATGTTTATAAGATTGAAGAAGCTTATGTTTATAAGTTTGAAGAAGCTTATGTTTATAAGTTTGAAGAAGCTTATGTTTATAAGTTTGAAGAAGCTTATGTTTATAAGTTTGAAGAAGCTTATGTTTATAAGATTGAAGAAGCTTATGTTTATAAGTTTGAAGAAGCTTATGTTTATAAGTTTGAAGAAGCTTATGTTTATAAGATTGAAGAAGCTTATGTTCATGTTCACCAGGTGTATCAGACGATTGACATATAAATTGTGCGCCTAACTTTGTTGAGGTGGGGGTTCTGTGTGAGAAACTATTAGATGCCAAACTTGGACTAGCTTGGGAAACTGTGATAatataccatttttttaaatattttttctctgctcAGTATTAATTTACATTCCAACGGAGAtacttcaaatattttttttattaccgaTTTTTTTACACGTGATATGAACCTATAGAGAGTAACATTACAGATgtattttcttttccttgtGATATAATAATGAAATTGCAATACACTCTTATAttcgttgttcttttttttacagtaaaatTTTTCCATCACATCACAAATTATCATCAATGTTCATAATAATGTGCTTAGCAGCATGAATAAATGTGCTTACTCTGACAATTTTGTGATTCAGAATGtgataaacatgatattttactTCTTGTTTTAAACTTGCAAACATTGTAACTATTATAAACTGCTTACTCTTACAATTTTATGATTAGAGATGTGATAAACATGATATTTAACTTCTTGTTTTAAACTTGCAAACATTGTAACTATTATAAACTTGTTTTCATTAATGTTGGTAATTTAAGTACATTTCGTATGTTCAGTATAACCTGTTGCCCATGgcataaatgtatttcttttgaCTTCAAAATTATaagacataaaaacaaaatgttcaaaGGTGATTGTTGttggtcataaaaaaaaacaaatgcaaaCTTGAAGGATGTCACTAAGCAAGACAACGTCACCATGTGACCAGTGGTtaaaatagattgaaacattctCATAAAATGGAGATCAATTTATGAAAAGCAAGATATTTTGTGTGTAACAAGTACAGAATACAGAAGTATTAATaaactacatttttttaaaaccatgtcACTTTGAAGCACTTTTTAGCAATGTAGAAATCAATTAATTTCTGATAAAACACTTCAAGTTTGAAAATTTCTAACAGAGTTTAAATCAAGTCATATTCTCATTTGTTTCGCTGCTAATATTTCTTTCCTTCAATTCAATACTGTTGACTTTTAAAAACTGCTTAGATCAAATATGTGCATTTTAACCAGCTATATAACAAAATATCTCATCGTTTTACCAGCTCTATAACAAAATATCTCATTTTTTAACCAGCATATTGAGCTATATAAGAAAATATCTCAATGTTTAAAAAGCTATTTTACAAAGTACCTGATTGTTTATCTCATTGGTTAACcagctatataaaaaaatctcaTTGTTTAACTAGCTGTATAACAAAGTATCTCATTGTTTAACCACCTATATTGCAGAATATTGAATTGTTTAACcagctataaaacaaaatatctcaCAGAGTAGACAAGCATGGGTAACCCAAACAAtataattttgaaattattttctgAAGTACCAGATTGACCGAGGTTGGGCCGGTATCAAGTCTTGGAAAAGGGAAGTAACAAGAAGAAAAGGAGCGTAATCAGTTGCTGTATTTTCCCTATCTCCTAGTAACCGAGTTCATGTCTATAGTTCAGAGAATAACAACTATTGTTTAAACACTATAGCGTAAGGAATCTCTGGCACATATAATGTCTTGCACAAATCTATATCTCAACAAATTATTGCCGTATCCTGTACACATTGCACTCTCAAGTACCAGACATATCAATACGATTAGATTATCtcaattattgttgttgtttttttaacagacAAGCACTTCATGAAAAGTAAAATGTGCGCAAACggcacctccccccccccccaagcagaAGCTCCTTCAAATAATTTGAATTTCGATCAATCAATAACCAATCTAGATCTGTATTGTGCAAGAGAATGGGTGCCGCAACTTGTCAATGGATCATAGGCGTCAGGACAAAATACTAACACGCTAACAGCCTGGACGAGTAAATAGTGCTTCAGTATATAGACAACGAGGGGACATAATCAAATAGCGATAGATAACGGCGGCTGGGGGAGGTAAACCTGATCATTCTGAAAGCTAATAGGATTTTGCGTCACTAGTTCAGAAAAAGTTTATTGAGTTTTCAttagacattttttgtttaaggaTGATGACCCACGGGGTGAAAATTGTTTAGTGCTAAGATCCAAACTCTTAATAGTgacttataacaatattatacagATTGTAATAGTTTCTGTTCATGAAGCTACTAGGTACAGTTGACTCTCCCAAACCATTTGCAGCATGCCTCAAGATCACGAGACGATTGTCAAtgtaaagaaacaaagaaagattgGAAGTAGAAGTTTAAAGATGAGTCAATTTCATTTTGCAGAACCTGCCTAGAATGGAACTAGATTTTGAAATCCCGCTAGTAACTATGTTATTTAAAGTCAAAATACTACAAAATACTCCATGGTATTTAAGATTTACTGATTActgaaaaataaactaaaataaacacaGACCAATGCTTAGTGTGATTAAATATTAAGACACCCTTGACGTAAGACGCAGCATACGAGAcaagcatatttaaaaaaaaaaattcgtgaATTGTCACGAGCTAAGATCTGTCGTGCAAAATGCAagattaaaacacacacacacacacagaaacaacgacgacaaaaaaaaaatgtgtaatatgTAAGACAGAAAAATATCAGGGATTAAATATGTCGAGGCACTTTCAACATTACAGATAAAACTAAAAGAACAGGAAGGGGGGAGAACATTGTCCGAACAGGGGGAAAAGTATGACAGGGGAATTAACAAGAACATTGCTTCGtacaatcaaaaaaaaaaaaaattgttttcataaaaattgtGCTGGCCCTATGAAGGTTGAAGATAAAGCCTAACTCAACGTGGCTGAGTTTACTAATGACAGGTTGAATTCTAAACTTTCTGATCGTATCAAATCATTTTCACGTTTCGTTACTTTTGATTCACAACTGTTGTGCCAGAGGAATAGGCAATTAGGGCAATACCATCATAGTTGAAAAATTGGCTGTTTCTTTCGTGGTTTGTTGAAATACGATGTATTCCATTTTTCTCaccaaaactaaaagcgtccaatttttgtgttttgtgtAACAGAGAGATACAAATCAGTATGCCGAACTGAGGTGGTCGAGAGATAGAACTAGAACTAAGCTGAGTTATCAAACATGTAAATATAGCATAAAAAGCCTGAAGTTTACAATAGTAGAATAATGATTGAGACAATAATAATTGATATG includes the following:
- the LOC129923584 gene encoding mucin-2-like, which gives rise to MKLVFEKDDLTKLLVLTCVIVLVSGQCSVSTLCSVCDPGGRAVCGSICPKDVALPANIVYLRVDNGTCDAWARQGTLRPEYFGTYNDLKVLNLTQAHVDRFQPVAMFTSMPNIKELYLSHNLIRSFSPTAWTGLSSLEHLDLSHNTMVGLVATSFSKLINLKQLNLSNNKITIQIPDTAFAGLAQLKTLTLSNNPISNIGSNVFQPLVNVETIQMNNLTLTNISNGLLSNLKSLRTVDISDNTISSVANDFLTGTTLDLLDLSNNVLTSVPSDALKNSATPPKVLNLAHNKITQISSTDLKGITANRLDLSGNPITTVAGDAFDGTSVSYIDLSNTGLTSLPNSTEAWLKGSTSTIDLTSTNWLCDCTSLWFARLLQTKGNIKSPTCTGKYSGTTLKDARSQLEADCMTTTTTTTTTTTTTTTTPTTTSTTPTTTTKRTTTTKPTTTSTTKATTTTTTQKPTTVLTTTTATSTTTTPTTKTTTTPATTTTTTSTTSTTTTPTTSTTTTTTTTSSTTSTTTKQPPTIAQQSQAQNQASSGNSQSASSTTSDIVQMMPIVLAVMTTIALCLAVAGLIAGCYLCKKTNKIQATSFQPPAMKLSWQPV